In one Bradyrhizobium cosmicum genomic region, the following are encoded:
- a CDS encoding c-type cytochrome, whose translation MKRVLVVGGALLLGMGAVWAQQDSVKEAQALMKGNGKNAGAVSAMVKGEKPYDQATVDSALAQFEDTAKKLPNLFPASAKGVKLDGDYSASPKVWEDKAGFDAKVASFAKVVAEAKGKIKDLDSLKASFPAVGKECGGCHETFRVKNG comes from the coding sequence ATGAAGCGAGTTTTGGTTGTCGGGGGCGCGCTGCTGCTCGGCATGGGCGCGGTGTGGGCGCAGCAGGACTCCGTCAAGGAGGCCCAGGCCCTCATGAAGGGCAACGGCAAGAACGCCGGCGCGGTGTCGGCGATGGTCAAGGGCGAGAAGCCCTACGACCAGGCCACCGTGGACAGCGCCCTGGCGCAGTTCGAGGATACCGCCAAGAAGCTGCCGAACCTGTTTCCGGCCAGCGCCAAGGGCGTGAAGCTCGACGGCGACTACAGCGCCTCGCCGAAGGTCTGGGAGGACAAGGCCGGCTTCGACGCCAAGGTCGCAAGCTTCGCCAAGGTCGTCGCTGAGGCCAAGGGCAAGATCAAGGATCTGGACTCGCTCAAGGCGAGTTTTCCCGCGGTCGGCAAGGAATGCGGCGGCTGCCATGAGACGTTCCGGGTGAAGAACGGCTGA
- a CDS encoding cystathionine gamma-synthase family protein: MVKPFPSKTHIGNHMLHPETLMLTYGYDPQLSEGAIKPPVFLTSTFVFKTADDGQDFFDFVSGRREPPEGMGAGLVYSRFNHPNSEIVEDRLAIYERTESCVLFGSGMAAISTTILAFVRPGDVILHSQPLYGGTETLLTNTLARLSIGAVGFADGIDEAAVSHAAEEAMRKGRVSMILIETPANPTNGLVDIAMIRRVADAIGKSQGHTPIIACDNTLLGPVFQRPIEHGADISLYSLTKYVGGHSDLIAGAALGTKAIMKGIKQLRGAIGTQLDPHSCWMINRSLETLSLRMEKADTNARLVADYLRDHPKVAKVHYLGHHAEASPAGRVFARQCLGAGSTFSFDIAGGKAAAVKFLDALQILKLAVSLGGTESLASLPATMTHSGVPADIRQKIGVLDSTIRLSIGIEHPSDLIADLAQALNAA, encoded by the coding sequence ATGGTCAAACCGTTCCCGTCGAAGACCCACATCGGCAACCATATGCTGCATCCGGAAACACTGATGCTGACCTATGGCTATGATCCGCAACTGTCGGAAGGCGCCATCAAACCCCCGGTGTTCCTGACCTCGACCTTCGTGTTCAAAACGGCCGATGACGGCCAGGACTTTTTCGATTTCGTCTCCGGCCGGCGCGAGCCGCCGGAAGGCATGGGCGCGGGCCTGGTCTATTCGCGCTTCAATCACCCCAACAGTGAGATCGTGGAGGACAGGCTCGCGATCTACGAGCGCACCGAAAGCTGTGTTCTGTTCGGATCCGGCATGGCGGCGATCTCGACCACGATTTTGGCGTTCGTCCGCCCCGGTGACGTCATCCTGCATTCTCAGCCGCTTTATGGCGGGACGGAAACCCTGCTGACGAACACGCTGGCGCGTCTGTCGATCGGCGCCGTCGGATTCGCCGATGGCATTGATGAAGCGGCGGTCAGTCATGCCGCGGAGGAGGCAATGCGCAAGGGCCGGGTCTCGATGATCCTGATCGAAACGCCGGCAAACCCGACCAATGGTCTGGTCGATATCGCGATGATCCGCCGCGTCGCCGATGCGATCGGCAAGAGCCAGGGACACACGCCGATCATCGCCTGCGACAATACGCTGCTCGGTCCCGTGTTTCAGCGGCCGATCGAGCACGGCGCGGACATTTCGCTGTATTCGCTGACCAAATATGTCGGCGGACATTCGGACCTGATCGCGGGCGCCGCGCTCGGTACGAAGGCCATCATGAAGGGCATCAAGCAGCTCCGCGGTGCCATCGGCACCCAGCTCGATCCGCATTCCTGCTGGATGATCAACCGGTCGCTCGAAACGCTGAGCCTGCGCATGGAAAAGGCCGATACCAATGCGCGTCTCGTGGCGGACTATCTGCGCGACCACCCCAAGGTGGCCAAGGTCCACTACCTCGGTCATCACGCGGAGGCCTCGCCCGCGGGGCGCGTGTTCGCACGGCAATGCCTTGGGGCGGGATCGACGTTCTCGTTCGACATCGCCGGCGGCAAGGCGGCGGCCGTGAAATTCCTCGACGCGCTGCAAATCCTCAAGCTGGCGGTGAGCCTTGGCGGAACGGAGTCGCTTGCGAGCCTGCCCGCCACCATGACCCATTCCGGCGTTCCCGCCGACATCCGTCAGAAAATCGGCGTGCTCGATTCCACCATCCGGCTGTCGATCGGCATCGAGCATCCGTCGGATCTGATCGCCGATCTCGCTCAGGCGCTGAACGCCGCCTAG
- a CDS encoding PqqD family protein, giving the protein MALTTSVPLLISQQFDSEVVLANYQNGVYYNLDGSAAQIWLGLNVNRTVEEIAGALAAATGGDVPSITRQVQAFVDSMLAEGLIAEGTPEARSETSMETWSPVLAGAFVAPEFQRFDNLRELLLMDPVHDAGEQGWPLRETNES; this is encoded by the coding sequence ATGGCTCTCACCACGTCGGTGCCGCTGCTGATCAGCCAGCAATTTGATAGTGAAGTGGTGCTCGCCAACTATCAGAACGGCGTCTATTACAACCTCGACGGCAGCGCCGCGCAAATCTGGCTCGGCCTGAATGTCAACCGAACGGTTGAGGAAATTGCCGGCGCCCTCGCCGCAGCGACCGGCGGCGATGTGCCCTCCATCACACGACAGGTGCAGGCTTTCGTCGACAGCATGCTGGCGGAAGGCCTCATCGCCGAGGGCACCCCCGAGGCGCGTAGCGAGACCTCCATGGAGACTTGGTCGCCGGTCCTGGCGGGCGCATTCGTCGCCCCGGAATTCCAGCGCTTCGACAATCTGCGGGAGCTGTTGCTGATGGATCCCGTGCACGACGCCGGCGAGCAGGGCTGGCCGCTGCGCGAGACCAATGAAAGCTAG
- a CDS encoding glycosyltransferase family 2 protein: protein MRVSVVIAAYNAQDYIAEAIESVLGQTVPPDEVIVIDDGSTDGTRGVLDRFGGRIVALTQGNSGQAVAVNKGLALARGELIGFCDADDLWTARKQELQLARLERDGELDAVFGKVQQFLSPDVPEQQRARLTPAVEIMPGELKQCMLIRRAALMRIGAFDQTLPATFFIAWLGRAKQGGLKTAHVDDIVVRRRLHPGNGGRLHTEAQNLQTLMALRKAIKAQRPPE from the coding sequence ATGCGCGTCTCCGTCGTCATCGCCGCCTACAACGCGCAAGACTACATCGCCGAGGCGATCGAGAGCGTGCTCGGCCAGACGGTCCCGCCCGACGAGGTCATCGTCATCGACGATGGATCCACCGACGGCACGCGCGGCGTTCTCGACCGCTTCGGCGGCCGCATCGTCGCGCTCACGCAAGGAAACAGCGGCCAGGCCGTCGCCGTCAACAAGGGCCTCGCGCTGGCGCGCGGTGAGCTGATCGGCTTCTGCGATGCGGACGATCTCTGGACGGCGCGCAAGCAGGAGCTCCAATTGGCGCGGCTCGAACGCGATGGCGAGCTCGACGCCGTCTTCGGCAAGGTGCAGCAATTCCTCAGCCCCGACGTGCCGGAGCAGCAGCGCGCGCGCCTCACTCCGGCCGTCGAGATCATGCCCGGCGAGCTGAAGCAATGCATGCTGATCCGGCGCGCCGCCTTGATGCGGATCGGCGCGTTCGACCAGACGCTGCCCGCGACCTTCTTCATCGCCTGGCTCGGCCGCGCCAAGCAGGGCGGGCTCAAAACCGCGCATGTCGACGACATCGTCGTCCGCCGCCGGCTGCATCCCGGCAATGGCGGCCGCCTCCATACGGAAGCTCAAAATCTCCAGACGCTGATGGCGCTGCGCAAGGCCATCAAGGCGCAGCGCCCGCCGGAGTGA
- a CDS encoding xanthine dehydrogenase family protein molybdopterin-binding subunit, which yields MAAPIKFGVGQSVLRKEDDALIRGKGRYTDDYAPQAALRCLMLRSPHAHARFTIDASRARTLPGVALILTADDVKDLGDLPCLFNLETEPFKGPPYPILAKDEVRHVGDSIAFVVAETIDQARDAIEAIEVKWTTLPAVTGLVHAVKKGAPQVWPDKPGNVLFDVSIGDKKATEAAFAKAHTVAEIAIVNPRVVASFMETRAAVCEYDAKNDHLTLTIGSQGSHRLRDILCQNVLKIPTDKMRVICPDVGGGFGTKLFPYREYALLAVAAKQLKKTVKWAADRTEHFMGDAQGRDNVTTARMALTEDGKFLAMDCDLMGDMGAYLSTFGPYIPHGGAGMLPGLYDIQAFHCRVRTVFTNSVPVDAYRGAGRPEAAYVIERLVDACARKLDMTPDAIRRKNFIPPKALPYKTATGKVYDSGDFAAHLKRAMEIAEWKEFPKRAKAAKKHGLIRGIGLASYVEVCGTMGEETANVRMDPNGDITVLIGTQSSGQGHQTAYAQIVAEQFGVAPERVHVHQGDTAMIATGLGTGGSASIPSGGVSVERATRELGQKLKDIAAQALEASAGDLEITDGIVRIAGTDRSISFADLAKRPGADPSKLNASATFASADGTYPNGTHVAEVEIDPATGIIKIVNYVIVDDFGKTLNPLLLAGQVHGGAMQGIGQALMEQVVYGAGDGQLITATYMDYALPRAADGPDFVFETNNIPCTTNPMGVKGAGEAGAIGSCPAIVNAIVDGLWREYKIDHIDMPATPERVWIAINEHHRRHSL from the coding sequence ATGGCGGCTCCCATCAAGTTCGGCGTTGGCCAAAGCGTGCTGCGCAAGGAGGATGACGCGCTCATCCGCGGCAAGGGCCGCTATACCGACGACTATGCGCCGCAGGCCGCGCTCCGCTGCCTGATGCTGCGCTCGCCGCACGCGCATGCCAGGTTCACCATCGATGCGAGCCGCGCCCGCACGCTGCCCGGCGTTGCGCTCATCCTGACCGCCGATGACGTCAAGGATCTCGGCGATCTGCCCTGCCTGTTCAATCTCGAAACCGAGCCGTTCAAAGGCCCGCCTTACCCCATTCTCGCCAAGGACGAGGTGCGTCATGTCGGCGACTCCATCGCCTTCGTCGTCGCCGAGACCATCGACCAGGCCCGCGACGCGATCGAGGCGATCGAAGTCAAGTGGACGACGCTGCCGGCGGTGACCGGCCTCGTCCACGCTGTGAAGAAAGGCGCGCCGCAGGTTTGGCCCGACAAGCCGGGCAATGTGCTGTTCGATGTTTCGATCGGCGACAAGAAGGCGACCGAAGCCGCCTTCGCCAAGGCGCATACGGTTGCCGAAATCGCCATCGTCAATCCGCGCGTGGTCGCAAGCTTCATGGAGACGCGGGCCGCGGTCTGCGAATACGACGCCAAGAATGATCATCTGACGCTGACGATCGGCAGCCAGGGCAGCCACCGGCTGCGCGATATCCTCTGCCAGAACGTGCTCAAGATCCCGACCGACAAGATGCGGGTGATCTGCCCCGATGTCGGCGGCGGGTTCGGCACGAAGCTGTTTCCCTATCGCGAATACGCTCTGCTCGCGGTCGCGGCAAAGCAACTGAAGAAAACGGTGAAATGGGCGGCCGACCGCACCGAGCATTTCATGGGCGACGCGCAGGGCCGCGACAACGTCACCACCGCCAGGATGGCGCTGACCGAGGACGGCAAATTCCTCGCGATGGATTGCGACCTGATGGGTGACATGGGCGCTTACCTCTCGACCTTCGGACCCTACATCCCGCATGGCGGCGCCGGCATGCTGCCGGGCCTGTACGACATCCAGGCCTTCCACTGCCGGGTGCGGACCGTCTTCACCAACAGTGTGCCGGTCGATGCCTATCGCGGTGCGGGCCGGCCCGAGGCGGCCTATGTGATCGAGCGGCTCGTAGACGCCTGCGCGCGAAAACTCGACATGACGCCGGACGCCATTCGCCGCAAGAATTTCATTCCGCCGAAGGCGCTGCCGTACAAGACCGCGACCGGCAAGGTCTACGATTCCGGCGACTTCGCCGCGCATCTGAAGCGCGCGATGGAGATCGCCGAGTGGAAGGAGTTTCCCAAGCGCGCCAAGGCGGCCAAGAAGCACGGCCTGATCCGCGGCATCGGTCTTGCGAGCTATGTCGAGGTCTGCGGCACCATGGGCGAGGAGACCGCCAATGTTCGGATGGATCCGAACGGCGACATCACCGTCCTGATCGGCACGCAGTCGAGCGGGCAGGGCCACCAGACCGCCTATGCGCAGATCGTCGCGGAGCAGTTCGGTGTTGCGCCCGAGCGCGTGCACGTCCATCAGGGTGACACCGCCATGATCGCAACGGGCCTCGGCACTGGCGGCTCGGCCTCGATTCCCTCTGGGGGAGTCAGTGTCGAGCGCGCCACGCGCGAGCTCGGCCAGAAGCTCAAGGACATCGCGGCGCAGGCGCTGGAAGCCAGCGCCGGCGACCTCGAGATCACCGACGGCATCGTGCGCATCGCCGGCACCGACCGTTCGATTTCGTTCGCCGATCTTGCCAAGCGGCCCGGCGCCGACCCGTCGAAACTGAACGCGAGCGCGACCTTCGCCAGCGCCGACGGCACCTATCCCAACGGCACACACGTCGCGGAAGTCGAGATCGATCCGGCCACCGGCATCATCAAGATCGTCAACTACGTGATCGTCGACGATTTCGGCAAGACGCTCAATCCGCTGCTGCTGGCGGGGCAGGTGCATGGCGGTGCCATGCAGGGCATCGGCCAGGCCTTGATGGAGCAGGTGGTCTATGGCGCGGGCGACGGCCAGCTCATCACCGCGACCTACATGGACTACGCGCTGCCGCGCGCGGCGGATGGTCCGGACTTCGTGTTCGAGACCAACAACATCCCCTGCACGACCAATCCGATGGGCGTGAAGGGGGCGGGCGAAGCGGGCGCGATCGGCTCCTGTCCGGCCATCGTCAACGCCATCGTCGACGGGCTCTGGCGCGAATACAAGATCGACCACATCGACATGCCGGCAACGCCGGAGCGGGTGTGGATCGCGATCAACGAGCACCATCGCCGTCACAGCCTGTAA
- a CDS encoding c-type cytochrome encodes MLQRTIMAALLAAVAAAGVYSWLSAPVVAVIGAAPAYKPNLANGEIIFNAGGCASCHAVPDQPDRTRLGGGVAIKSPFGTFYAPNISSDPTDGIGKWTDTDFVNAVMHGVSPGGQHYFPAFPYTSYQHARREDVLDLFAYLKTLPAVAGKVRDHDVSFPFNIRRNVGIWKFLFMDGKPFVADGTKSSQWNRGAYLVNSFGHCAECHSPRNALGGIISGERFAGGPNPEGEGWVPNITQKRLGEWSAKDLAYFLRNGELPDGDSVGGAMTRVIKNTSQLSDEDLAAMADYLKSLPPVDGPPRPKRKEGGA; translated from the coding sequence ATGTTGCAACGAACAATTATGGCGGCGCTGCTGGCTGCGGTCGCTGCCGCCGGCGTCTATTCGTGGCTGAGCGCGCCCGTGGTGGCGGTTATCGGCGCCGCGCCCGCCTATAAGCCCAATCTCGCCAACGGCGAGATCATCTTCAACGCCGGCGGCTGTGCCTCGTGCCATGCCGTCCCCGACCAGCCCGACCGCACCAGGCTCGGGGGCGGTGTCGCGATCAAGTCGCCGTTCGGAACGTTCTACGCACCCAACATCTCCTCCGATCCGACTGACGGCATCGGCAAGTGGACCGACACGGATTTTGTCAACGCGGTGATGCACGGGGTCTCCCCTGGCGGACAGCATTATTTTCCGGCGTTTCCCTACACCTCCTATCAGCACGCGAGGCGCGAAGACGTTCTCGACCTCTTCGCCTATCTGAAGACGCTGCCGGCCGTTGCAGGCAAAGTGCGTGACCACGACGTGAGCTTTCCGTTCAACATCAGGCGCAATGTCGGCATCTGGAAATTTCTGTTCATGGACGGCAAGCCGTTCGTCGCCGACGGCACGAAGTCGTCGCAATGGAATCGGGGCGCCTATCTCGTCAACAGCTTTGGTCATTGCGCCGAGTGCCACAGTCCGCGCAATGCGCTCGGCGGCATCATCTCGGGCGAGCGTTTTGCCGGCGGGCCCAATCCCGAAGGCGAGGGCTGGGTGCCCAACATCACCCAAAAACGCCTCGGCGAGTGGAGCGCGAAGGATCTTGCCTATTTCCTCAGGAACGGCGAATTGCCCGACGGTGACAGCGTCGGCGGCGCGATGACGCGTGTGATCAAGAACACGTCGCAATTGTCGGATGAGGACCTTGCAGCGATGGCGGACTACCTCAAATCGCTGCCGCCGGTGGACGGTCCGCCGCGGCCGAAACGCAAGGAGGGCGGCGCCTGA
- a CDS encoding class I SAM-dependent methyltransferase, with the protein MNDPSARLAQLRARVVELARAQDPYAHIFAGKEFRRDFVAGRTMIWSTLFGDIRDTTTRVLEIGSKEGRSALFWLEFFARAHLTCVDLFREDDAGRFDRNLAAYGPRLRKMVGTSIKALGSLREENAVFDFIYVDGSHQRDDVMIDCLGAWRLLREGGVMLMDDYTWMPDSPDAERVAPAVDTFLAWHGDAEVILKSHQVAVRKRSA; encoded by the coding sequence ATGAACGATCCCTCCGCCCGGCTGGCGCAGCTTCGCGCGCGGGTTGTCGAGCTGGCGCGGGCCCAGGATCCCTACGCCCACATCTTTGCGGGCAAGGAGTTTCGGCGTGATTTTGTGGCCGGCCGCACGATGATCTGGAGCACGCTGTTTGGGGATATCCGCGATACGACGACCCGGGTGCTTGAGATCGGCTCCAAGGAGGGGCGATCCGCGCTGTTTTGGCTCGAGTTCTTCGCGCGCGCGCATCTCACCTGCGTCGACCTCTTCCGTGAGGACGATGCCGGGCGCTTCGACCGCAACCTTGCCGCTTATGGCCCGCGCCTACGCAAGATGGTGGGTACCTCGATCAAGGCGCTCGGCAGCTTGCGCGAGGAGAACGCGGTGTTCGATTTCATCTATGTCGACGGCAGCCATCAGCGTGACGACGTGATGATCGACTGCCTCGGGGCCTGGCGCCTGCTGCGCGAGGGCGGCGTGATGCTGATGGACGACTACACCTGGATGCCGGACAGTCCCGACGCCGAACGCGTCGCGCCCGCCGTGGACACCTTCCTGGCCTGGCATGGCGATGCCGAAGTAATTCTCAAGAGCCATCAGGTCGCGGTGCGGAAGCGTTCCGCCTGA
- the thiD gene encoding bifunctional hydroxymethylpyrimidine kinase/phosphomethylpyrimidine kinase, whose protein sequence is MTTPVALTIAGSDSSGGAGIQADLKTFAALGVYGASAITALTAQNTRGVTGIHAVPAEFVAAQIDAVFSDLEVGAVKIGMVAQATSIDAIAAALSRWTPRHIVLDPVMVATSGDRLLASEAVEALRTKLMPLASVITPNLPEAAALLDEPIATSEAGIESQGRRLLALGCRAVLIKGGHGEGAESIDYLVDAEATIALAAPRVATRNTHGTGCSLSSAVAAGLARGEDLERAVRNAKAWISAAIAAADRFSVGHGHGPVHHFHKFY, encoded by the coding sequence ATGACGACGCCCGTGGCGCTCACCATCGCCGGCTCCGATTCGAGCGGCGGCGCCGGCATCCAGGCCGACCTGAAGACCTTTGCCGCGCTCGGCGTCTATGGCGCCTCCGCCATCACGGCGCTGACGGCGCAGAATACGCGGGGCGTGACCGGCATTCACGCCGTGCCGGCGGAGTTCGTCGCCGCGCAGATCGATGCGGTGTTCTCCGATCTCGAGGTCGGCGCGGTGAAGATCGGCATGGTGGCGCAGGCCACCAGCATCGACGCGATCGCGGCCGCGCTGTCGCGCTGGACTCCCCGCCACATCGTGCTCGATCCCGTGATGGTCGCAACCTCCGGCGACCGCCTGCTGGCGTCGGAGGCCGTGGAAGCGCTGCGCACGAAGCTGATGCCGCTTGCCTCGGTGATCACGCCCAACCTGCCGGAAGCCGCGGCTCTGCTCGACGAGCCGATTGCGACAAGCGAGGCCGGGATCGAGAGCCAGGGGCGCCGCCTGCTCGCGCTCGGCTGTCGCGCGGTGCTGATCAAGGGCGGGCACGGCGAGGGCGCCGAGAGCATCGACTATCTCGTTGATGCGGAGGCGACGATCGCGCTCGCCGCGCCGCGCGTCGCGACCCGAAACACCCATGGCACGGGATGCTCACTGTCCTCGGCGGTCGCGGCGGGGCTTGCCAGAGGCGAGGATCTCGAGCGCGCCGTGCGCAACGCCAAGGCCTGGATCAGCGCGGCGATTGCGGCCGCCGATCGCTTCAGCGTCGGTCACGGCCACGGACCGGTCCACCATTTCCACAAGTTTTACTGA
- a CDS encoding CHRD domain-containing protein yields the protein MNKTVIAMVALGAAAFAGAASAEKLKATLDGKSEVPATTSSGTGTADLDYDAASKKLSWKLSYSGLSGPATAAHFHGPAEAGKNAGVAVAIPNATSSPAEGSATLTDAQAADLLAGKLYINIHTAANPGGEIRGQVTK from the coding sequence ATGAACAAGACCGTCATCGCCATGGTCGCGCTCGGCGCCGCTGCTTTTGCGGGGGCCGCCAGCGCCGAGAAGCTGAAAGCTACGCTCGACGGCAAGTCCGAGGTGCCGGCCACCACCAGCAGCGGCACCGGAACCGCCGATCTGGACTATGACGCCGCCAGCAAGAAGCTGTCCTGGAAGCTCAGCTATTCCGGCCTGTCCGGCCCTGCCACGGCCGCCCACTTCCACGGGCCGGCCGAGGCCGGCAAGAACGCCGGCGTCGCGGTCGCGATCCCGAACGCGACGTCCAGCCCGGCCGAGGGCTCGGCGACGCTGACCGACGCGCAGGCCGCCGATCTGCTCGCCGGCAAGCTCTACATCAACATCCACACCGCGGCCAATCCGGGCGGCGAGATCCGCGGTCAGGTGACGAAGTAA
- a CDS encoding Lrp/AsnC ligand binding domain-containing protein — protein MVPFFVQIKCKLGQSYTVANALAEAEIASEIYSTAGHYDLLVKFYVDNDTDIGHFINEKVQVLPGIQDTLTIITFKAFGAK, from the coding sequence ATGGTTCCTTTCTTCGTCCAGATCAAATGCAAGCTCGGCCAGTCCTATACGGTCGCCAATGCGCTCGCCGAAGCCGAGATCGCCTCCGAAATCTACTCCACGGCCGGCCATTACGACCTGCTGGTGAAGTTCTACGTCGACAACGACACCGACATTGGTCACTTCATCAACGAGAAGGTGCAGGTGCTGCCTGGCATTCAGGACACGCTCACCATCATCACCTTCAAGGCTTTTGGCGCCAAGTGA
- a CDS encoding nucleotidyltransferase family protein — protein sequence MTSKLSAALKPRFLMLFRAALGQGQTAIDAYQAWRASEPLDAADEVVYRTMPLLVATADKAGITDADTRRMRGVVKHVWLSNATRVRDVVAASAALEQAGIASLLIKGGALFARDESYMAKRMTGDYDLLVRRTQAKRAIDVLRQASFRSQGMKVELFLESDFDRDIHAVAMSRAGFSRSIDLHWRALFWLEDESLTEELFSTAETATLLTHEVLIPGLAEHLAIAAMRPEPADQSEMVSRALEVVHVLESAGGKVDWDRFRSIVTRYDGSLFAAQLLDVVAREMPELVPDGLVDELWRYSPPGKSVEIAIRAVPRAQRSQWQHFWVAFFAALRAQFKGPFRGRDWLRLPGAAAAAFDASAVHFPLFRDAILKRVWQRAARVPHPLQGKDVWFGQGFSIPEDEGRWTDQQFAVIGVPVDGQSQGFADVELAVIPFLPPGTERFRFAAYAGGEVLQVTTGRKDPMPFRVALKANIVGKDKRKIVVALRMRDMRRPMDIGHSIDHRLLGLFVKSVSVNGVPVFTPAGAAP from the coding sequence ATGACATCCAAGCTGTCCGCCGCGCTGAAGCCGCGCTTTCTGATGCTGTTCCGGGCCGCGCTCGGACAGGGACAGACCGCAATCGACGCCTACCAGGCCTGGCGCGCGTCAGAACCGCTCGATGCGGCCGACGAGGTCGTCTACCGGACCATGCCGCTGCTGGTTGCCACCGCCGACAAGGCCGGAATTACCGACGCCGACACCAGGCGGATGCGCGGCGTCGTCAAGCATGTCTGGCTGTCGAACGCGACGCGGGTCCGCGACGTCGTCGCGGCCAGCGCGGCGCTGGAGCAAGCCGGCATCGCCTCGCTGCTGATCAAGGGCGGGGCCTTGTTCGCGCGAGACGAGAGCTACATGGCCAAGCGCATGACCGGAGATTACGATCTCCTGGTCCGACGCACCCAGGCGAAACGTGCCATCGACGTGCTGCGGCAGGCCTCGTTCCGCAGCCAAGGCATGAAGGTCGAGCTGTTCTTGGAATCCGATTTCGACCGCGACATCCACGCGGTCGCGATGTCGCGGGCCGGTTTCAGCCGGTCCATCGACCTGCATTGGCGCGCGCTGTTCTGGCTCGAGGACGAGAGCCTGACCGAGGAGCTGTTCAGCACCGCCGAGACGGCGACGCTGCTGACGCACGAGGTGCTGATCCCCGGGCTTGCCGAGCATCTGGCGATCGCGGCGATGCGCCCGGAGCCGGCCGATCAGAGCGAGATGGTCTCCCGGGCACTCGAGGTCGTGCATGTTCTGGAGAGCGCCGGCGGCAAGGTCGACTGGGATCGTTTCCGTTCGATCGTGACGCGCTACGATGGCAGCCTGTTCGCGGCGCAATTGCTCGACGTCGTCGCGCGCGAGATGCCGGAGCTCGTGCCGGACGGTCTGGTCGATGAGTTGTGGCGCTACAGCCCGCCCGGGAAGTCCGTCGAGATCGCCATTCGCGCGGTACCGCGAGCGCAGCGCTCGCAATGGCAGCACTTCTGGGTCGCCTTCTTCGCGGCCCTGCGCGCGCAGTTCAAGGGCCCGTTCCGGGGCAGGGATTGGCTGAGGCTGCCGGGCGCTGCCGCCGCGGCGTTCGATGCCAGTGCCGTGCATTTTCCCCTGTTTCGGGATGCGATTCTGAAGCGGGTCTGGCAGCGGGCGGCGCGCGTGCCACATCCTCTGCAAGGCAAGGACGTCTGGTTCGGGCAGGGGTTCTCGATTCCGGAGGACGAGGGACGCTGGACCGATCAGCAGTTCGCGGTCATCGGCGTGCCGGTCGACGGACAATCGCAGGGGTTCGCCGACGTCGAGCTCGCGGTGATCCCGTTCCTGCCGCCGGGCACGGAGCGCTTTCGCTTCGCCGCCTATGCCGGCGGCGAGGTGCTGCAGGTCACCACCGGGCGCAAGGATCCGATGCCGTTCAGGGTCGCCCTGAAGGCGAACATCGTCGGCAAGGACAAGCGCAAGATCGTCGTCGCGCTGCGGATGCGGGACATGCGTCGCCCGATGGACATCGGCCATTCGATCGACCACCGCCTGCTCGGATTGTTCGTGAAATCGGTGTCGGTCAACGGCGTGCCGGTGTTCACTCCGGCGGGCGCTGCGCCTTGA